One window from the genome of Oryctolagus cuniculus chromosome 1, mOryCun1.1, whole genome shotgun sequence encodes:
- the HEPACAM gene encoding hepatic and glial cell adhesion molecule isoform X1 encodes MKRERGALSRASRALHLAPFVYLLLIQTDPLEGVNITSPVRLIHGTVGKSALLSVQYSSTSSDKPVVKWQLKRDKPVTVVQSIGTEVIGTLRPDYRDRIRLFENGSLLLSDLQLADEGTYEVEISITDDTFTGEKTINLTVDVPISRPQVLVASTTVLELSEAFTLNCSHENGTKPSYTWLKDGKPLLNDSRMLLSPDQKVLTITRVLMEDDDLYSCVVENPISQGRSPPVKITVYRRSSLYIILSTGGIFLLVTLVTVCACWKPSKKSRKKRKLEKQNSLEYMDQNEDRLKSEADTLPRGGEQDRKNPMALYVLKDKDSPEPEENPAPEPRSATEPGPPGYSVSPTVPGRSPGLPIRSARRYPRSPARSPATGRTHSSPPRAPSSPGRSRSASRTLRTAGVHMIREQDESGPVEISA; translated from the exons atgaagagagaaaggggagcCCTGTCCAGAgcctccagggccctgcacctCGCTCCTTTTGTCtacctacttctgatccagacaG ACCCCCTGGAGGGGGTGAACATCACCAGCCCGGTGCGCCTGATCCATGGCACGGTGGGGAAGTCGGCCCTGCTCTCTGTGCAGTACAGCAGCACCAGCAGTGACAAGCCCGTAGTGAAGTGGCAGCTGAAGCGGGACAAGCCAGTGACCGTGGTGCAGTCCATCGGCACGGAGGTCATTGGCACCCTGCGGCCCGACTATCGAGACCGAATTCGGCTCTTTGAAAATGGCTCCCTGCTTCTCAGCGACCTGCAACTGGCGGACGAGGGCACCTATGAGGTTGAGATCTCCATCACTGATGACACCTTCACTGGGGAGAAGACCATTAACCTCACTGTGGATG TGCCCATTTCGAGGCCACAGGTATTAGTGGCTTCGACCACTGTGCTGGAGCTCAGCGAGGCCTTCACCCTGAACTGCTCACATGAGAACGGCACCAAGCCCAGCTACACCTGGCTGAAGGATGGCAAGCCCCTCCTCAACGACTCGCGGATGCTCCTGTCCCCTGACCAAAAGGTGCTCACCATCACCCGCGTGCTCATGGAGGATGACGACCTGTACAGCTGTGTGGTGGAGAACCCCATCAGCCAGGGCCGCAGCCCGCCCGTCAAGATCACAGTGTACA gaagaagctccctgtACATCATCTTGTCTACAGGAGGCATCTTCCTCCTTGTGACCTTGGTAACAGTCTGTGCCTGCTGGAAACCCTCCAAAAAGTCTAG gaagaagaggaagctgGAGAAGCAAAACTCCCTGGAATACATGGATCAGAATGAGGACCGCCTGAAATCAGAAG CAGACACCCTGCCGCGAGGCGGAGAACAAGATCGCAAGAACCCCATGGCATTGTACGTTCTGAAGGACAAG GACTCTCCGGAGCCCGAGGAGAACCCCGCGCCGGAGCCTCGGAGCGCGACAGAGCCCGGCCCGCCCGGCTACTCCGTGTCGCCCACAGTGCCGGGCCGCTCGCCCGGGCTGCCCATCCGCTCGGCCCGCCGCTACCCGCGCTCGCCAGCGCGCTCCCCTGCCACCGGCCGGACGCACTCGTCGCCGCCGCGCGCCCCGAGCTCGCCGGGCCGCTCGCGCAGCGCCTCGCGCACACTGCGGACTGCGGGCGTGCACATGATCCGTGAGCAGGACGAGTCGGGCCCGGTGGAGATCAGCGCCTGA
- the HEPACAM gene encoding hepatic and glial cell adhesion molecule isoform X2, protein MKRERGALSRASRALHLAPFVYLLLIQTDPLEGVNITSPVRLIHGTVGKSALLSVQYSSTSSDKPVVKWQLKRDKPVTVVQSIGTEVIGTLRPDYRDRIRLFENGSLLLSDLQLADEGTYEVEISITDDTFTGEKTINLTVDVPISRPQVLVASTTVLELSEAFTLNCSHENGTKPSYTWLKDGKPLLNDSRMLLSPDQKVLTITRVLMEDDDLYSCVVENPISQGRSPPVKITVYRRSSLYIILSTGGIFLLVTLVTVCACWKPSKKSRKKRKLEKQNSLEYMDQNEDRLKSEDTLPRGGEQDRKNPMALYVLKDKDSPEPEENPAPEPRSATEPGPPGYSVSPTVPGRSPGLPIRSARRYPRSPARSPATGRTHSSPPRAPSSPGRSRSASRTLRTAGVHMIREQDESGPVEISA, encoded by the exons atgaagagagaaaggggagcCCTGTCCAGAgcctccagggccctgcacctCGCTCCTTTTGTCtacctacttctgatccagacaG ACCCCCTGGAGGGGGTGAACATCACCAGCCCGGTGCGCCTGATCCATGGCACGGTGGGGAAGTCGGCCCTGCTCTCTGTGCAGTACAGCAGCACCAGCAGTGACAAGCCCGTAGTGAAGTGGCAGCTGAAGCGGGACAAGCCAGTGACCGTGGTGCAGTCCATCGGCACGGAGGTCATTGGCACCCTGCGGCCCGACTATCGAGACCGAATTCGGCTCTTTGAAAATGGCTCCCTGCTTCTCAGCGACCTGCAACTGGCGGACGAGGGCACCTATGAGGTTGAGATCTCCATCACTGATGACACCTTCACTGGGGAGAAGACCATTAACCTCACTGTGGATG TGCCCATTTCGAGGCCACAGGTATTAGTGGCTTCGACCACTGTGCTGGAGCTCAGCGAGGCCTTCACCCTGAACTGCTCACATGAGAACGGCACCAAGCCCAGCTACACCTGGCTGAAGGATGGCAAGCCCCTCCTCAACGACTCGCGGATGCTCCTGTCCCCTGACCAAAAGGTGCTCACCATCACCCGCGTGCTCATGGAGGATGACGACCTGTACAGCTGTGTGGTGGAGAACCCCATCAGCCAGGGCCGCAGCCCGCCCGTCAAGATCACAGTGTACA gaagaagctccctgtACATCATCTTGTCTACAGGAGGCATCTTCCTCCTTGTGACCTTGGTAACAGTCTGTGCCTGCTGGAAACCCTCCAAAAAGTCTAG gaagaagaggaagctgGAGAAGCAAAACTCCCTGGAATACATGGATCAGAATGAGGACCGCCTGAAATCAGAAG ACACCCTGCCGCGAGGCGGAGAACAAGATCGCAAGAACCCCATGGCATTGTACGTTCTGAAGGACAAG GACTCTCCGGAGCCCGAGGAGAACCCCGCGCCGGAGCCTCGGAGCGCGACAGAGCCCGGCCCGCCCGGCTACTCCGTGTCGCCCACAGTGCCGGGCCGCTCGCCCGGGCTGCCCATCCGCTCGGCCCGCCGCTACCCGCGCTCGCCAGCGCGCTCCCCTGCCACCGGCCGGACGCACTCGTCGCCGCCGCGCGCCCCGAGCTCGCCGGGCCGCTCGCGCAGCGCCTCGCGCACACTGCGGACTGCGGGCGTGCACATGATCCGTGAGCAGGACGAGTCGGGCCCGGTGGAGATCAGCGCCTGA